A window of Staphylococcus sp. 17KM0847 contains these coding sequences:
- the zapA gene encoding cell division protein ZapA → MGEFKNRINVTINDQHYTIVGEDDPEHIRYVADLVDGKIRELGRRNAGLDSVRKSVLTAVNVMHELVLLEEENARLREEIQRLKHRGN, encoded by the coding sequence AAAAACCGAATCAATGTAACGATAAATGATCAGCACTATACGATTGTTGGCGAAGATGATCCAGAACACATTCGCTATGTTGCGGATCTTGTTGATGGCAAAATTCGTGAGTTGGGACGTCGTAATGCAGGATTAGATTCTGTGCGAAAGTCTGTTTTGACTGCTGTAAATGTTATGCATGAACTCGTGTTATTAGAAGAAGAAAATGCGCGTTTAAGAGAAGAAATTCAACGCTTAAAACATAGAG